From a single Silene latifolia isolate original U9 population chromosome 6, ASM4854445v1, whole genome shotgun sequence genomic region:
- the LOC141585932 gene encoding cell division control protein 6 homolog — MNCNSSTKSSEIFSKVVNYCELDYLVTRDEVLHELFMYTLMSFSRCILIGIASAIDLAEWFLPRLQSTVSSYLS, encoded by the exons ATGAATTGTAATTCTTCAACCAAGTCTTCTGAAATCTTCTCTAAG GTTGTTAATTATTGTGAGCTGGACTACCTTGTCACGAGAGATGAAGTGCTGCACGAGCTATTTATGTATACTCTGATGTCATTTTCAAGATGTATCCTAATAG GAATCGCTAGTGCAATAGATCTAGCTGAATGGTTTCTTCCTAGATTGCAGTCAACTGTAAGCTCTTATCTTTCATGA